The Dehalobacter sp. DCM sequence ATTCTTTTCTTTTTCTGTTGTTGTTTTTGTAGTCGGCTGAACATAATTGTTCATTGGTGGAGCATCCCATAGTGATTCATCCCCTAAGAGTGATGTAGCATAAGTAGTACCTAACCCATAAATCGCATGGCTAATTACATATGAAAGGTTACTTCGGGCATCTTTCGGCTTAACTTTATTTGTATCAAATCCACTAAGCATTGCTGTTACTATGGAGCCATAGGTTATACCAAAAAAAGCTCCTTTTGCGAAAAGATTATTTTTTCCCGTCTTGGATAGTATTTGAACCTGAGCAATAGCACCAAGCATGCCTAATCCTATATCCATAATCTGCCCTAGGATTTGTCCATAAGGATTTTTCGCCTCTTTCCTTGAAGAAACCCAAACACCTGATGCAGTTTCCCTAAATGAACGCTGAGATATTTTCTTTCGAAGGAAAATCTCATCTGAGGCTGTTTTTAATACCGTTCCTAATAGACCAGAAACGATTCCAAGAGTTATTCTATCTTTTATTTTTTTCATTCTTTGTATCTCCTACGTGTGTATTTTGAAATTAGGTTTACCTTTTTTATCAAATATTAAGTTTATAAAATTCTGGAAGGTTGAACATAAAAAACTTGTATTGCAAAAGAGGATATACATCTTCAGATTGTTATATAGAATTGGTTAATTTTTGGACGGCATTAGTAGGATTAGCGGAAGTTAGCTGAGCTTTTATTCAAGTGTTTTTGAATATAGCGTTTCTGTATTTTCTAAATCGCTTTTTGGAATATGTTTTGGATTTTTATGACGTATGTTATTACTAATAAGTACATCCGTAGGATTACTGAGAACAATATTGTTCGGTTTGAATAATGCTGAGTCGCCAAGTAAAGGGGTAATTAGACCAGCAGTTACTCCCCACAAAGAACTACTCCAACTCATCATGACATTTGTGACAACATCTTTTGGATAATTTCGTCCAATCCCAACGTTTGCTAATAAACCCCGAAGAAAACCAAAACCAAATAAGCCAGTCACTAAACCTTTAATTACAGATTTATCCTTACCTGTATAGGAAAGGAGATACACTAGAGGAATCCCCATAAATGAAGATATAACCAACTCTCCAAATATACCGAATATGGTTGCTTTTTTGGTAACTAGGCGATACTTTGGAAGGAAAATTCCAGCAACAATATCAGCAAAACGGCGTTTCTCCAAACCTTTTCTGTAGAAATATTCATTGCTTAATGTTTTTGGAATATCACTAATAAAACCTACTAATAGGCCAAGCATGATGCGGTCTCTCATTTTTTTCATATCGTACACCCTCCCATGAAAAGTTAGGAATAGTTTACCCTTTTGCAGCAGGGTTTATTGGAGGATAAATTTGGGCATTCGTGCAATAAACCCGTCAAATATATTAAAGCCGAATAGTTCACATTATTCTTATAATGGTAATTAGGGATTTGAGCCATCACTTCATGTAAAAAGGACAGCAACTATTGTAAGTCGCTGTCCTTCTGTTGCGTTTTGTTATTCTGTTTTTAGGATCTTTTTTTATCTTTGAAGGTGACTATTTCGTATTGGATTATTGTATAATGTAAGCAATTATCACTACATTGTATGGAGTGACAGGATAGTTTCAAAAGGGGGATGGGGATGCCCGGCAAGGTTATTTTAGCCCTTGATCAAGGGACCACAAGCTCGCGTGCCATCTTATTTGATGAAAATGGGACCATTATCGGGCAGGCTCAAAAAGAGTTCACGCAAATATATCCCCATCCGGGATGGGTTGAGCACGACCCGATGGAGATATGGCAAACACAGCTCAGTGCAGCCCGGGACGTTTTGGCGCAGACAGGAACCGCTGCGGAGAGTATCCACGCCATCGGTATCGCCAATCAACGGGAAACCACCGTCGTCTGGAACCGGACAACCGGCGAACCGGTCTGTAATGCCATTGTCTGGCAGTGTCGGCGCACGACGCCGCTGTGTGAAGAAATAAAAAACGGTCATTTAAATACCTATATTGAGGAAATGACCGGACTGATCGTTGATGCTTATTTCTCCGGAACCAAAATCAGATGGATTCTGGATCATATCCCCGACGGGCAGAAGCTTGCCGAACGGGGAGACCTCATATTCGGTACGATTGACAGTTGGCTGGTGTGGAAACTCACCAGCGGACGGCTGCATATCACCGATTATAGCAATGCCTCCCGCACGATGTTATATAATATCCGGGACCTGCGCTGGGATGACAAGATACTCGCCGCGTTAGATATCCCGGAGTGTATCCTGCCCAAGGTCTGCCCAAGCAGTGACTTGTTCGGGGTAACTGAGGCCCATTTACTGGGAGCGGAAATACCCATCGGTGGCTTAGCGGGAGATCAACAGGCGGCATTATTCGGGCAAGGGTGTTTTTCAGAAGGCATGGTCAAAAACACCTACGGTACCGGTTGTTTTATCCTCATGAACACCGGGAAAAATATCATCCGCTCCAAGAATAAGTTACTGACAACCATTGCCTGGGGAATTGATAATCAAGTCGAATACGCGCTGGAAGGCAGTGTTTTTATTGGCGGGGCGGTGGTTCAATGGCTGCGGGATGAGATGGGACTGATCCAAACTGCCGCAGAAAGTGAATATGTTGCCACTCAAGTCAAGGATACCAACGGCGTTTATGTTGTTCCCGCTTTTGTCGGACTTGGTGCTCCCTATTGGGATATGCAGGCCCGGGGGATTATTACCGGACTCACCCGGGGAGCCAACCGCTCTCACCTCATTCGCGCCGCTTTGGAAAGCATTGTCTATCAAACCAATGATGTGCTCACCGCGATGGATAAAGATACCGGTATTTTGCTACGGGCCTTAATGGTTGACGGCGGCGGGGCAGCCAATCATTTTCTGTTGCAGTTTCAAGCGGATATCAGCAAGGCCCCGGTCATTCCCTCGGCAATAACGGAAACAACGGCTCTGGGAGCGGCCTATCTTGCCGGGCTGGCATCGGGTTATTGGTCCGGCAAGGACGATCTCGGTTCCGGAGGCCGGGCCCAGCGCATTTTTCAGCCGCAGATTACCGAGCAACAACGACGGGAATATCTAAACGGCTGGCAAAAAGCGGTAGAGCGAGCACGCTGTCATCAGGATTAATAGTCAATAAACAGTCAATAATCAAACAATAAACGAGCAATAAAGGGGCGGGAGAAATACCGATGGACTATCTGCGCATTGGCAATAGAGTGATTGAATATGAATTGCGCAAAAGTAAGAAGGCACAACGGCTTGTCATGACAATAAAGGGCTCGAAGATGATCGTATCCGTCCCCGGGTTTGTTACGTTCGCCTATGCCAGGAACTACCTGGAAAGCCACAAGCACCAGATTCTGAAAAAGTTGGAAAAGATCCAAGCAAAAGCAACGAATAACAATTTTACGAAAAACTATATTTCAGGAGAAAAACACCTTTATCGGGGCAGGTACTATCCGCTCCATATCGAGGAAATGAAGGGGTCAACGAAGGGTTCCGGTACTTTCGCTGAGTTTGTCGGGAGCAGGATTCATATCACCATCACACCGGGCCTTACTGAGCAAGAGAAAAGCAATGAGGCTAAGCGCTTATTGGAACAATGGTATATCAGCCAAGCGAAAAAACTTCTGCCTGAACAGGTCGATTATTATGCAAAGCAGTTAAACCTGTCCTATAGTGTATTACGGATCAAAGATCAAAAAACAAAATGGGGAAGCTGTTCCAGTAAAAAAGCCATCAATCTGAATTGGCGAATCATTATGGCACCCAATCAGGTGATTGCCTATGTCATCCTCCACGAACTTGTCCATCTGAAACATATGAACCACTCCCGGGATTTCTGGGTGACCTTGGAGAGCTATTTTCCAGACTATAAAAAGTGGAGGAAATGGCTAAAAGATAATGGCAATGAACTGATGGCTTAATTGATATTTTTGTCGGAATAACCGGTCGTAAATTCTGTAAGATGGCGACGATAGCGGTGCGGGACAAACTGGGTTTGCAGTTTCTTATTTTTTCTGTTCTCAATGCTGATCTGGCTGAAGTACAGCCGCCACAATTCCTGATAATCCTTTTCCTGTTCAGAATAAGTAAAACCTATCTCCTCCGGAAAATCGGTTATGTACCAATCCTGACAGTTAGAAACCACAGCAAGGCCGCGTTTGCGGTCATGAATAATGAACCGTTCCTGAGCCAGCCGGTCGGCAAAGTGATCGGCCAAAAGAATCAGAATATGATGATCGGGTTCGAGCACTGCATATAAAAAACTGCCGGTGTCTTTAAAGCGAAGGAGTCCCAGGAAGCGCTCCGCTTCAAAAGACACTTTCCGGGCCGTTTGCCGGATCGGCAGCACTTCGGGTTGAGCGTGCAGATCATCAATTTGCCGGCCTAATTTAAAGCCCAGTTGCAGATAGTTTAGTATTTTCGTTTCTTTATTGGCTTCATTGGAGAGATACGTATAGAAGATGTGTTTAAGGGACAGATCAGAGATTTTTCGTTCAATCGCGTGATAGACCTTTTCCGCCTTGACTAAATCCGTCTCGACGGTACGCGAGGGGACAAAAAAATTATTTTGATACGCTGCCTGGGGGAAGATCCCCTGGGCTTTTTCTTCATAATAGCTGGCATAGACAGCGGTGAGTAATCCGTCAAAGCTGCCGTCGTAGAGATAATCAATCATGCTGTTGCCTCCCGGACGGCCATGGTTGGCCTGCAGTAAGCGCTAAAAAAGTGTCAGTTGAACCGGCTTTTGCACCGGTGCCAAGGCCCTGCGGATTAATCCCGCTTCCACCGGAATGGCGCCATAGTAATGTCCTTGGCAGGTGATAAAGTAGCGGGCGCGTTTCAGTGAAACCCCGATTTTCTTCAGATGATCATAGGATATGGCAGCCACTCGGCGCTGGCTAATTATGCGTTGGGCTGAAATCAGGCCAATCCCGGGGACCCGCAGCAGTTCTTCATAAGAAGCCCGGTTGATTTCCATCGGAAACAGATGCATATTGCGGAAGGCCCAACTGATTTTGGGGTCAAAATCCGTTTCCAGAAAAGGAGTCCGTTCATCAACAATCTCATCGGCTTGAAACTGATAAAACCGCATCAGCCAGTCAGCCTGATAGAGGCGGTGTTCCCGTAAGAGCGGGGGTGCGGTGGTCAGGGCCGGCAAAAGCGGGCTGTCGTTGACCGGGATATAGGCGGAATAGTAGACTCTTTTCAGCTGAAAACGCTGATAAAGCGCCTCGGATGCTTTGACGATAACCCGGTCGCTATCGTTGCTGGCGCCGACAATCATTTGAGTGGATTGGCCGGCGGGGACAAATTTGTTTTTTTGAGCATGTCGGTATAACCTGCGTTCGGAAGCATTTTGCAGGATGTGATCACTGATTTGGTTCATCGGCGCCAAGACCGCCGGCAAGGATTTTTGCGGCGCCAACAGCTTGAGGCTTTGTTCGGAAGGCTGTTCAATATTGACGCTCATCCTGTCGGCCAACAGGCCTGTTTTTTTGACGAGCACCGGATCCGCACCCGGAATGACTTTAACATGGATATAACCGAAGAAATGATATTCATTCCTCAAAATATCGAGGACCTGATAGATTCTTTCCATGGTTTTATTGGGACTATGTTCAATGCCTGAGCTTAAAAATAAGCCTTCAATATAATTGCGGCGGTAAAAGCCAATGGCCAGATCGGCAATTTCCCTCGGCGTAAAACTGGCCCTGGGGATATCGTTCTGGTTGCGATTGACGCAGTAGGTACAGTTATAAATGCAATAATTGGTCATCAGGATTTTTAACAGGGAAACGCAGCGGCCGTCGGCGGACCACGTATGGCAGATGCCAAAGGCTTTGGAATTGCCGATACCGCCTTTATTCTTCTTCTCGACACCGCTGGAAGCGCAGGATACGTCATATTTGGCGCCGTCAGCGAGGATCGCTAATTTATCCAAAGTTCCCATCACCATCACCCGTTATAGTGTACCATGAGTGCGAGCAAAATGCAAACGTATGTTCGTAAGCACAATCTGAAGCCCGTCTACGTATGCTGGCATTAAAGCTACCAAAAAGGCGGGAATTATAATGAATCAACCGATCACGGAACGCACACCGTGTGTTATCGCGGCTGAGATTAATCAAATCAAACAACAGACATGTAACATCATGCTTACCAATGCCATCGAGGTTGGCAAGCGCCTGAAGGAGGCTAAGGCCATGCTTCCGCATGGGGAATGGGGGAAATGGCTGGTCGAATCGGTGAACTATTCTCAGCGCACAGCCAACAGGCTAATGCAGCTTTTTGAAGAATATGGCGATAAACTGCTCGTTTGTGCTGAAGATGGCGGCAGCGCAAATTCGTCAGCGCTGACGAATTTGACCTATTACCAAGCCCTTCTCCTTCTGGGGATTCCGGAAGATGAACGGGAGGAATTCATTCTGCAGCATGATATTGACGATATGACTACTAGGGAGCTGGATCTGGCACTGAAAGAACAGAAGCACACCGTATCGGAAGAAAAATTAGATCAAGTCACATCCACATCCATACTCCTACCCTTACAAATACCCATACCCGAAAATCCTCAGGGTATAGAAATAGAATATGTGACTGTCAATAAAACCAAAAAACCTGCAAACATGCCAAAAGCAGCGGCCTCCCCAAACGCTACCTCCCCAACTGCTGCCACGGAGTATGAAGAAAAATGTACCGTTTGCTGCAAAACGATCGCCGATACATTCTTCGAACTGCTGACAGCGCTCGGTCAACTGGCTAGAATTGATTCGGTAGCAAAGGAAAAATGCATTACAAATGCGAGTAAGCTTGCAGACTATATGGTCGAAAGGCTTAAAGAGTGGCCGCCTATTATCAGGACAAATATGCCGAATGTAAAAACGTATGCCATCCCTGAAAGTGGTACAATAACCGCCCCAGAGGCATAACAGGCCAGATAAAGGGATTATGAAAAAATAATAGATTATTAATTCATCAAAAAATTAAGCTGTGTGATGAGAGAAAGCTTGAATTAGTGGATCATTTCATAACGTGGGTAATTGACGAAAAGCTATAATTTAAAAAAGTGCGAACAGCACTTATTTTTATTGCCGAAAGAGTCTATTTATTAATTTTCATTCAGTATGTAAATTGGTGGTATTGCTGCAAAATAATGCAATTATTTCCTGTCAATTGGATGAATTTAGAAGGAGTGTGGATTATTTTCGCGAATTAACAAATAATAGACCCCCTAGGCGTAAAAATGATTTGGTAATGCACCAATATAAGTGGATAATACTATTCCTCAATTCATTTGGGCTTATTGAAGGAATTTGATACATATTTGGCTCGACAAGAAGAGCGTTTCTTTGGAGGAATAGTTCCGATTAAGATTAAAGGGGTAAATCTTAGTTCTATCTCAATAGATGTTGAGGGTAAAGGTTTCGAAATTAGTATTATGTCTATCCAGAAAACTCAATGTATTAGTCCTTCTGACAAAAAAAACCCACCTAACTCAAGGTAATACTTGAGAAAAATGAATAGAACCTAATATTAATTAATGAGTGAGTAGCTGTCCTGGAGTTATACCCTGATTTATTGTAACGGTTAGCCCAAGTGATTCTAGTTTCTTAACTGACTTTTTAACTATCTCTGTCATTCGATACTGTTCATAGTAATCTGGGCCAAGTTCTCTGTAAGGAGTGTTGTTTTTAAGCATTGCATAGGCTGCTTTGAGAATTGCATGTGCGACAGCTACAGTAGCTCGATTATAGCCACGTCTCCTGGCAATTCTATTGTATTGGGTACTAAAATACGTGTTCTTTAAATGCCCAGCAGATTTTGCGCATTCAATAAGAGTGGCTTTTAGTATATCGCTGCCTTTCCGTGTTTTGCCACTTTTCCGTTTTCCGGCACTTTCATGATTGCCAGGGCATAAACCAGCCCAGGAAGCGAGGTGTGATGCCGACGGGAATTGATCCATATTGATGCCGATTTCAGAAATGATGATTTGAGCGCTGCGTAAACCAACTCCGGGAATTGAATCGACTAGATTGACTTGTTCACACACCGGTATCATTTTTTCCTGGATTTGTTGGTCAAGTAGAGAGACTTGTTCTTCAAGCATATCGATATGTTTAAGCATTAGGCGCAACATTATTCTTTGGTGATCGCCCATGAAACCATGAAGAGCTTCCTGAATTTGAGGTATTTTCTTACGCATTTGTCTGAAAGCCTTATCAGCCATAGCTTGAACGTCTGTACAACCAGCAATTAGCATATCAAGCATTTGACGCGATGACTTGCCATCGATGTCACTGACAACAGAACCTAGTTTAATGTTCGCGCCTTCTAATACCTTTTGGATACGGTTTAGTTCTCTGGCACGTTCCTGTACCATACTTCTACGATAACGAACAAGTTCTTTGAGCTCACGCTGCTCACGCTGCTCACGCTTAGGAATAAAACTGCCATTTAGTAAACCATGACGAAGCAAATCGGCAATCCATTCTGAATCTTTGACATCAGTTTTCCGACCAGGCACAGCTTTGATGTGTTGAGCATTAACAACTAAAGTAGGTATCGCCTCCATTTCTAAAAGGTTGTAGATAGGCTTCCAGTACGATCCAGTCGCTTCCATGGCAACACATTGACATTCGACACTTTTTAGCCACTCAGTAAGATCTAATAGAGAAGATGTCATTGTACTGAAACTGCGAATCTCCTTGTTTTTACCTGTTATTAAACAGGCCACGATAGTGTTCTTGTGAACGTCCATACCACAACAACGCTCGTAAATTACATTCATTGAAAGACCTCCAATGATTTATATTTACGGCGGGCTTCCTGTCAATGTATTATTCTACCCAACGTGCTCATGGCAACAATTTGTGGTGCAAGCAGGAAACCTTGATCAGTCTATAACATCGGGCTTAGTAGCGCCAAGACATATCGACCTGATGCCGTAGGCAAAGTATCTCACTAGAACTTAGTTTTCATTCATTTGATGGTGTGGCACGAGGTGCCGATGCTACATGGAGGTCTATAATGGTAAATTGCTCTATGCTCATAGCTGATGAAATTCTTATTAATTGGAGGTGTCTTTATGAGTGATAATGAAAACAAGATTACGAAACAATTACCTATAAAAGATATTTATGACGATGCAGTAAAGCCTTTTGCAAAAGAAACTGGAAGTCTGATGAGTTTGATTCCTCGGGCAATACATGCTGCCCTTTCGCCAATTGAAATATGGATACTTAATAGACAACATGCAATAAATGAAACGAAAAAAATGCTTGAAGAAAAACTAAAATATTATGATCCCCAAAAAATATGTACGCCTGAACCCTATATTGCTATACCTGCAATAGAAGCTATTTCCTATTCAAGGGATTGTAAACAAATTCGTGAGATGTATGCAAATCTGCTTGTGAAATCAATGATTATTGAAGAACGCAAATATGTACACCCTGCTTTTACAGAAATTATTAAACAACTGACTCCTGATGAAGCAAAAATAATCAACTATTTGCTAATTTATGGGGATAGACAACCTGTTTTAGAAATACGTCGTGTTTTTAATACTAAATTGAAGGAAGTAGGGTCATATTCCAACTTACATAAGTTTGATAATAAAAGCCTAATTGCTAGTGTGGACAAAAAGGATGGTTTGACACTCCATGACCCCAAGAAGCTAACATTTACAGATAATTTAGGAAATACTTTTTCTAGAAATGTTACACTGCTTGCTTATTATGCAAATTGTAGCTTGCCAAATAAAATTGAAAGCTACTTGGATAATCTATCAAGGCTAAAAATAATTAACATTATATATACTTCATATCTTGACACAAAAGAAGAATATACTAGAATTGCGCAAAGTGGTCATGTGAAAACTACTCTGTTAGAAGATTATGAAAAACTTGAAACGCACGAAGGAATAACATATCACCTAAAAAAGGGGTTTATATGTTTCTCAGATTTCGGTAAAGAATTCGTTAAAGTATGTTTAAACGAGGATGATGCTGAAGATATCATAAACGATCCCAAGCCATCTATACCTATCAACCCTGAATTGTGATATAGATATACTTATTAACGCGTATTATCCATATAATATCCAAACCCTTCCAAGAAAGGCAGTAATAAATTGAACACAGATAAAAACCTCGTTCTTGTAAAAGGTGAGAATACCGGTTTGAACAATCCATGATGGAATATACGGATAGTTCCATGAAACTGTTCAAAGCAAAGCTGGCTGAAAGATATGGGAGAGGGAATCAGAGAACGGTGTTTGCAAGGGATTCACTATGGCGTGATTTTGACTCTTTCATTCGGGAATATCCGGTAATCTTCAGTACTACTCATTCCTTAAGAACCTGTGCAGTAAAAAATTATCTTTTTGATTACGTTATCATTGATGAAGCTTCCCAGGTTGACATTGTTACCGGAGCTTTGGCCTTAAGCTGTGCCAAAAGCGCTGTCAGGTTAAGCTAATAATGAATTTAGTTTATTGTGTTATAAGATAAAGGCAAGGTTACCGAATATAGATTTATGTAATACCATCCTTTGAACGACCATTAGAAAAAGGCAGATTTTATGCCGACAAGTAAAAAAACCAGAGCACTAGCATACTTCCCATAATAAATACATAAATGAAAACAACAACGCTCTTGCATCTTAAGTGGTTAATTTCTATATCAGATGGGAGGCTTCTATGAAGCGTTATTTAATATTAATAATTATCCCCTTGTTATT is a genomic window containing:
- the glpK gene encoding glycerol kinase GlpK, which encodes MPGKVILALDQGTTSSRAILFDENGTIIGQAQKEFTQIYPHPGWVEHDPMEIWQTQLSAARDVLAQTGTAAESIHAIGIANQRETTVVWNRTTGEPVCNAIVWQCRRTTPLCEEIKNGHLNTYIEEMTGLIVDAYFSGTKIRWILDHIPDGQKLAERGDLIFGTIDSWLVWKLTSGRLHITDYSNASRTMLYNIRDLRWDDKILAALDIPECILPKVCPSSDLFGVTEAHLLGAEIPIGGLAGDQQAALFGQGCFSEGMVKNTYGTGCFILMNTGKNIIRSKNKLLTTIAWGIDNQVEYALEGSVFIGGAVVQWLRDEMGLIQTAAESEYVATQVKDTNGVYVVPAFVGLGAPYWDMQARGIITGLTRGANRSHLIRAALESIVYQTNDVLTAMDKDTGILLRALMVDGGGAANHFLLQFQADISKAPVIPSAITETTALGAAYLAGLASGYWSGKDDLGSGGRAQRIFQPQITEQQRREYLNGWQKAVERARCHQD
- a CDS encoding M48 family metallopeptidase, translated to MDYLRIGNRVIEYELRKSKKAQRLVMTIKGSKMIVSVPGFVTFAYARNYLESHKHQILKKLEKIQAKATNNNFTKNYISGEKHLYRGRYYPLHIEEMKGSTKGSGTFAEFVGSRIHITITPGLTEQEKSNEAKRLLEQWYISQAKKLLPEQVDYYAKQLNLSYSVLRIKDQKTKWGSCSSKKAINLNWRIIMAPNQVIAYVILHELVHLKHMNHSRDFWVTLESYFPDYKKWRKWLKDNGNELMA
- a CDS encoding TIGR03915 family putative DNA repair protein, translated to MIDYLYDGSFDGLLTAVYASYYEEKAQGIFPQAAYQNNFFVPSRTVETDLVKAEKVYHAIERKISDLSLKHIFYTYLSNEANKETKILNYLQLGFKLGRQIDDLHAQPEVLPIRQTARKVSFEAERFLGLLRFKDTGSFLYAVLEPDHHILILLADHFADRLAQERFIIHDRKRGLAVVSNCQDWYITDFPEEIGFTYSEQEKDYQELWRLYFSQISIENRKNKKLQTQFVPHRYRRHLTEFTTGYSDKNIN
- a CDS encoding putative DNA modification/repair radical SAM protein, whose protein sequence is MVMGTLDKLAILADGAKYDVSCASSGVEKKNKGGIGNSKAFGICHTWSADGRCVSLLKILMTNYCIYNCTYCVNRNQNDIPRASFTPREIADLAIGFYRRNYIEGLFLSSGIEHSPNKTMERIYQVLDILRNEYHFFGYIHVKVIPGADPVLVKKTGLLADRMSVNIEQPSEQSLKLLAPQKSLPAVLAPMNQISDHILQNASERRLYRHAQKNKFVPAGQSTQMIVGASNDSDRVIVKASEALYQRFQLKRVYYSAYIPVNDSPLLPALTTAPPLLREHRLYQADWLMRFYQFQADEIVDERTPFLETDFDPKISWAFRNMHLFPMEINRASYEELLRVPGIGLISAQRIISQRRVAAISYDHLKKIGVSLKRARYFITCQGHYYGAIPVEAGLIRRALAPVQKPVQLTLF
- a CDS encoding DUF3102 domain-containing protein is translated as MNQPITERTPCVIAAEINQIKQQTCNIMLTNAIEVGKRLKEAKAMLPHGEWGKWLVESVNYSQRTANRLMQLFEEYGDKLLVCAEDGGSANSSALTNLTYYQALLLLGIPEDEREEFILQHDIDDMTTRELDLALKEQKHTVSEEKLDQVTSTSILLPLQIPIPENPQGIEIEYVTVNKTKKPANMPKAAASPNATSPTAATEYEEKCTVCCKTIADTFFELLTALGQLARIDSVAKEKCITNASKLADYMVERLKEWPPIIRTNMPNVKTYAIPESGTITAPEA
- a CDS encoding IS110 family transposase — protein: MNVIYERCCGMDVHKNTIVACLITGKNKEIRSFSTMTSSLLDLTEWLKSVECQCVAMEATGSYWKPIYNLLEMEAIPTLVVNAQHIKAVPGRKTDVKDSEWIADLLRHGLLNGSFIPKREQREQRELKELVRYRRSMVQERARELNRIQKVLEGANIKLGSVVSDIDGKSSRQMLDMLIAGCTDVQAMADKAFRQMRKKIPQIQEALHGFMGDHQRIMLRLMLKHIDMLEEQVSLLDQQIQEKMIPVCEQVNLVDSIPGVGLRSAQIIISEIGINMDQFPSASHLASWAGLCPGNHESAGKRKSGKTRKGSDILKATLIECAKSAGHLKNTYFSTQYNRIARRRGYNRATVAVAHAILKAAYAMLKNNTPYRELGPDYYEQYRMTEIVKKSVKKLESLGLTVTINQGITPGQLLTH
- a CDS encoding DUF4393 domain-containing protein; amino-acid sequence: MSDNENKITKQLPIKDIYDDAVKPFAKETGSLMSLIPRAIHAALSPIEIWILNRQHAINETKKMLEEKLKYYDPQKICTPEPYIAIPAIEAISYSRDCKQIREMYANLLVKSMIIEERKYVHPAFTEIIKQLTPDEAKIINYLLIYGDRQPVLEIRRVFNTKLKEVGSYSNLHKFDNKSLIASVDKKDGLTLHDPKKLTFTDNLGNTFSRNVTLLAYYANCSLPNKIESYLDNLSRLKIINIIYTSYLDTKEEYTRIAQSGHVKTTLLEDYEKLETHEGITYHLKKGFICFSDFGKEFVKVCLNEDDAEDIINDPKPSIPINPEL
- a CDS encoding AAA domain-containing protein, which gives rise to MKLFKAKLAERYGRGNQRTVFARDSLWRDFDSFIREYPVIFSTTHSLRTCAVKNYLFDYVIIDEASQVDIVTGALALSCAKSAVRLS